A stretch of the Duncaniella dubosii genome encodes the following:
- a CDS encoding tyrosine-type recombinase/integrase, which yields MFDLPHKGTARKHLARWVKNAGIKKSITWHCARHSFAVNLLNAGTDIKTVSSLLGHASIKMTEKYLHVIDQRKQKAINKLGKVAFDTETAK from the coding sequence ATATTCGACCTGCCTCACAAGGGTACGGCGAGAAAGCATCTCGCCCGATGGGTGAAGAACGCAGGAATCAAGAAGAGCATCACATGGCACTGCGCCCGGCACAGTTTCGCCGTAAATCTTCTGAATGCCGGAACCGACATAAAGACAGTATCCTCTCTTCTCGGACACGCGAGCATCAAGATGACTGAGAAATATCTTCATGTGATCGACCAGCGCAAACAGAAAGCCATAAACAAACTCGGCAAAGTCGCGTTTGACACGGAAACGGCAAAATAG